The Flavobacterium sp. 123 genome contains a region encoding:
- the trpC gene encoding indole-3-glycerol phosphate synthase TrpC produces MNILDRIIIDKRREVILKKSIIPVSQLEASIFFGKETISLSQNLRNSTSGIIAEHKRRSPSKAEINYGFTVEEVTKGYETAGACGISVLTDGKYFGGSLDDLLLARATVNIPLLRKEFIVDEYQILEAKAHGADLILLIAAVLTRDEIKSLSAFAKSLGLEVLLEVHNQEELEKSIMPTLDMIGVNNRNLKTFEVSLDFSKQLADQIPNEFVKVSESGISSVEAINELKPFGYKGFLIGENFMKTDNAGKAATEFISQL; encoded by the coding sequence ATGAACATCCTAGATAGAATTATAATTGACAAAAGAAGAGAAGTTATTCTCAAGAAATCAATCATTCCTGTTTCGCAATTGGAAGCATCAATTTTCTTTGGAAAAGAAACCATTTCTTTGAGTCAAAATCTAAGAAACAGCACATCAGGAATTATCGCTGAACACAAACGCCGTTCACCATCCAAAGCGGAAATCAATTATGGTTTTACCGTTGAAGAAGTGACTAAAGGATATGAAACTGCAGGTGCTTGCGGAATTTCGGTTTTGACAGATGGAAAATATTTTGGTGGATCTTTAGACGATTTACTTTTGGCAAGAGCCACCGTAAATATTCCTTTATTGCGTAAAGAATTTATTGTAGATGAATACCAAATCCTAGAAGCCAAAGCACATGGAGCCGATTTAATTTTGCTAATTGCCGCAGTTTTAACTCGAGACGAAATTAAATCTTTGTCAGCATTTGCTAAAAGTCTTGGATTAGAAGTTTTATTAGAAGTTCACAATCAAGAAGAATTAGAAAAATCAATTATGCCTACTTTGGACATGATTGGTGTCAACAACAGAAACCTAAAAACTTTTGAAGTAAGCTTGGATTTTAGCAAACAATTAGCAGACCAAATTCCAAACGAATTTGTAAAAGTTTCCGAAAGTGGTATTTCGTCTGTGGAAGCAATCAATGAATTAAAGCCTTTTGGTTACAAAGGTTTTTTGATTGGAGAAAACTTTATGAAAACGGATAATGCTGGTAAAGCAGCAACCGAATTTATTAGCCAACTATAA
- the clpB gene encoding ATP-dependent chaperone ClpB — protein MNINKFTIKSQEAIQHSQQLAQSFGQQQIENEHIFKAIFEVDENVAPFILKKLNVNVPLFEQVLDSTIQSFPKVSGGEIMLSRTANTTLNEAEIIAKKMNDEFVSIEHLILAIFASKSKVAQILKDQGVTEKGLKAAIDELRKGERVTSASAEETYNSLNKYAKNLNELARTGKLDPVIGRDEEIRRVLQILTRRTKNNPMLVGEPGVGKTAIAEGLAHRIVDGDVPENLKDKIVFSLDMGALIAGAKYKGEFEERLKSVVKEVTSAEGDIVLFIDEIHTLVGAGGGEGAMDAANILKPALARGELRAIGATTLDEYQKYFEKDKALERRFQKVMVEEPDTESAVSILRGIKEKYETHHKVQIKDEAIIAAVELSQRYITNRFLPDKAIDLMDEAASKLRMEINSKPEELDVLDRKIMQLEIEIEAIKREKDESKLKVLGLDLANLKEDRNEIYAKWKSEKDVVDNIQAVKTEIEDFKYEAERAERDGDYGKVAEIRYGKIKEAQERLDVLLKQLQENQSGTSLIKEEVTREDIAEVVAKWTGIPVVKMLQGEREKLLRLEDELHHRVVGQEEAIEAVSDAVRRSRAGLQDMKKPVGTFLFLGTTGVGKTELAKALAEYLFDDENAMTRIDMSEYQERHSVSRLVGAPPGYVGYDEGGQLTEAVRRKPYSVILLDEIEKAHPDTFNILLQVLDEGRLTDNKGRLADFKNTIIIMTSNMGSQIIQEKFENLKGGIEAATEAAKIEVLGLLKQTVRPEFINRIDEIVMFTPLTNANIAQIVGLQLKSVTKMLAQQGITMDATPEAIAYLSEKGYDPQFGARPVKRVIQRDVLNKLSKEILAGHIKTESIILLDAFDGELVFRNQSELIS, from the coding sequence ATGAACATCAATAAATTTACTATCAAATCGCAAGAAGCCATTCAACACTCCCAGCAATTAGCTCAGAGTTTTGGACAGCAACAAATAGAAAATGAGCATATTTTCAAAGCTATTTTTGAAGTTGATGAAAATGTTGCACCTTTTATATTAAAAAAACTAAATGTAAATGTGCCTTTATTTGAACAAGTATTAGATAGCACCATACAAAGTTTTCCAAAAGTTTCCGGTGGTGAAATAATGCTTTCCCGTACTGCAAACACCACCTTAAATGAAGCGGAGATTATTGCAAAAAAAATGAACGATGAGTTTGTTTCTATCGAACATTTAATTCTGGCTATTTTTGCTTCAAAAAGTAAAGTTGCACAAATATTAAAAGATCAAGGCGTAACCGAAAAAGGGCTTAAAGCAGCTATCGACGAATTGCGAAAAGGAGAAAGAGTAACTTCTGCATCAGCCGAAGAAACCTATAATTCTTTAAACAAATATGCTAAAAATCTTAACGAGTTAGCCAGAACCGGAAAACTAGATCCTGTTATTGGTCGTGACGAAGAGATTCGTCGGGTGCTTCAAATTCTTACCCGAAGAACCAAAAATAATCCAATGCTTGTTGGAGAACCCGGTGTTGGTAAAACAGCCATTGCCGAAGGTTTAGCGCATCGTATCGTAGATGGTGACGTTCCTGAAAACTTAAAGGACAAAATTGTTTTTTCTCTAGATATGGGGGCTTTGATTGCTGGTGCAAAGTACAAAGGGGAATTTGAAGAACGTCTGAAATCAGTAGTTAAAGAAGTGACTTCTGCCGAAGGGGATATTGTCCTATTCATTGACGAAATCCACACATTAGTTGGTGCTGGTGGTGGCGAAGGAGCTATGGATGCTGCAAATATCTTAAAACCAGCTTTGGCTCGTGGTGAATTGCGCGCCATTGGTGCAACCACATTAGATGAATACCAAAAATATTTTGAAAAAGACAAAGCACTCGAAAGACGTTTCCAAAAAGTAATGGTGGAAGAACCTGATACAGAAAGTGCTGTTTCTATTTTGCGTGGTATCAAAGAAAAATATGAAACTCACCATAAAGTTCAAATCAAAGATGAAGCTATTATTGCTGCTGTAGAATTGTCACAACGTTATATTACCAATCGTTTTCTTCCAGATAAAGCTATTGATTTAATGGATGAAGCAGCATCAAAATTGCGTATGGAAATCAATTCAAAACCAGAAGAATTAGATGTTTTGGATCGAAAAATAATGCAATTGGAAATTGAGATAGAAGCTATTAAAAGAGAAAAAGACGAAAGTAAACTCAAAGTTTTAGGACTAGATTTAGCCAATCTTAAAGAAGATCGAAATGAAATTTATGCGAAATGGAAATCGGAGAAAGATGTAGTTGATAATATACAAGCCGTTAAAACTGAAATTGAAGATTTCAAATACGAAGCAGAACGCGCAGAACGTGATGGTGACTACGGAAAAGTAGCTGAAATTCGTTATGGAAAAATTAAAGAAGCACAAGAACGATTAGATGTCTTATTAAAACAATTACAAGAAAATCAATCTGGAACTTCTCTGATAAAAGAAGAAGTTACCCGAGAAGACATTGCCGAAGTAGTAGCGAAATGGACTGGAATACCTGTTGTGAAAATGCTTCAGGGCGAAAGAGAAAAACTACTTAGACTTGAAGACGAATTGCATCACAGAGTTGTGGGTCAGGAAGAAGCTATTGAAGCCGTGAGTGATGCTGTACGCAGAAGCCGTGCAGGATTGCAGGATATGAAAAAACCGGTGGGAACCTTCTTATTCCTTGGAACTACTGGAGTTGGAAAAACAGAATTAGCCAAAGCATTAGCAGAATACCTTTTTGACGATGAAAATGCAATGACGCGTATTGATATGAGTGAATACCAAGAACGCCACAGCGTAAGCCGATTAGTTGGTGCGCCTCCGGGATATGTAGGTTATGATGAAGGTGGACAATTGACCGAAGCGGTTCGTAGAAAACCATATTCTGTTATTTTATTAGACGAAATTGAAAAAGCACATCCAGATACTTTTAATATTTTATTACAAGTATTAGATGAAGGACGTTTGACTGATAACAAAGGACGTTTGGCTGATTTCAAAAACACAATCATCATTATGACTTCTAATATGGGAAGCCAGATTATTCAAGAAAAATTTGAAAATTTAAAAGGCGGAATTGAAGCTGCTACAGAAGCTGCTAAAATAGAAGTTTTAGGTTTATTGAAACAAACCGTGCGACCTGAGTTTATTAATCGTATTGATGAAATTGTAATGTTTACGCCGCTTACTAATGCTAATATTGCTCAAATTGTAGGTTTGCAATTGAAAAGTGTTACTAAAATGCTTGCTCAACAGGGCATTACTATGGATGCAACTCCAGAAGCAATTGCTTATCTATCTGAAAAAGGATACGATCCACAATTTGGTGCAAGACCCGTAAAACGTGTAATACAAAGAGATGTTTTAAATAAGTTATCCAAAGAGATATTAGCCGGACATATAAAAACCGAAAGTATTATTCTTTTGGATGCTTTTGATGGTGAATTAGTATTTAGAAATCAAAGTGAATTGATCTCTTAA
- a CDS encoding gamma-glutamylcyclotransferase family protein, whose amino-acid sequence MEQLFAYGTLKEKDIQETIFGRILKGTPETLVGYVINQIHIEEEFGVAQYPIITPTHNPEDTISGMLYELTEAQLQLADTYEGLHYKRIQVQLQSKQTAWVYSATT is encoded by the coding sequence ATGGAACAATTATTTGCCTACGGTACCTTAAAAGAAAAAGACATTCAAGAAACTATTTTTGGCCGCATACTTAAAGGAACTCCTGAAACACTAGTTGGCTATGTTATCAATCAAATCCATATTGAAGAAGAATTTGGAGTAGCGCAATATCCTATTATTACGCCTACTCATAATCCCGAAGATACTATCAGCGGAATGCTGTACGAACTCACCGAAGCGCAATTACAACTAGCTGACACCTATGAAGGCTTGCATTACAAACGCATTCAAGTGCAATTGCAATCAAAACAAACGGCTTGGGTTTATAGCGCTACAACATAA
- the trpA gene encoding tryptophan synthase subunit alpha: protein MNRIQQKLQETKTILSIYFSAGYPNLNDTVQIIQDLEKSGVDMIEIGLPFSDPLADGPTIQASSTQALHNGMTTQVLFDQLKDIRKTVSIPLVIMGYFNPMLQYGIENFCKKCAEIGIDGLIIPDLPVDVYAEEFKATFEKYGLLNVFLITPQTSEERIRFIDSVSDGFIYMVSSASVTGSQSGFGSTQETYFKRIADMNLKNPQVIGFGINNKETFNQATQFAKGAIIGSAFITHLTEKGTGKIEEFVKAIR, encoded by the coding sequence ATGAACAGAATACAACAAAAACTACAAGAAACAAAAACGATCCTTTCCATCTATTTCTCAGCGGGATATCCAAACTTAAATGACACCGTACAAATCATTCAGGATTTAGAAAAAAGCGGTGTAGATATGATTGAAATTGGATTACCTTTTAGCGATCCATTAGCTGATGGACCAACCATTCAAGCTAGTTCTACCCAAGCGTTGCATAACGGAATGACCACACAAGTCTTGTTTGACCAATTAAAAGACATCCGCAAAACGGTTTCAATTCCGTTAGTAATCATGGGATATTTCAACCCAATGCTACAATACGGAATAGAGAATTTCTGCAAAAAATGTGCTGAAATTGGCATCGACGGATTAATCATTCCTGACCTTCCAGTTGATGTATATGCGGAGGAATTCAAAGCAACTTTTGAGAAATACGGATTGCTGAATGTATTCTTAATTACACCACAAACTTCTGAAGAACGCATTCGTTTTATAGATAGCGTATCCGATGGATTTATTTACATGGTGAGTTCTGCAAGTGTTACGGGTTCACAATCTGGTTTTGGCAGCACTCAGGAAACTTATTTCAAACGCATTGCGGATATGAATTTGAAAAACCCACAAGTAATCGGTTTTGGAATCAACAACAAAGAAACCTTCAACCAAGCCACACAATTTGCCAAAGGCGCTATTATTGGTAGTGCTTTTATTACACATTTAACCGAAAAGGGTACTGGAAAAATTGAAGAATTTGTAAAAGCAATTCGATAA
- the trpB gene encoding tryptophan synthase subunit beta, with protein MSYNVNEKGYYGEFGGAYIPEMLYPNVEELRQQYLKITAEPEFQAEFDALLKDYVGRPTPLYFATRLSEKYNTKIYLKREDLCHTGAHKVNNTIGQILLAKRLGKKRIIAETGAGQHGVATATVCALMGLECIVYMGEIDIKRQAPNVARMKMLGAEVRPAMSGSRTLKDATNEAIRDWINNPVDTYYIIGSVVGPHPYPDMVARFQSVISKEIKAQLLEKEGRENPDYVIACVGGGSNAAGAYYHFLDEKDVNIIAVEAAGLGVDSGESAATSALGKIGVIHGSKTLLMQSTDGQITEPYSISAGLDYPGVGPMHANLFATGRAQFISITDEKAMNWGLQLSKMEGIIPAIESAHAFAVLDEMKFKPEDIVVLNLSGRGDKDLNTYIDYFKL; from the coding sequence ATGAGTTACAACGTCAACGAAAAAGGCTATTACGGAGAATTTGGAGGAGCCTACATTCCTGAAATGTTATATCCAAACGTAGAAGAATTACGCCAACAATATCTAAAAATTACGGCTGAACCAGAATTTCAAGCTGAATTTGATGCGCTCCTAAAAGATTATGTAGGGCGCCCTACTCCGCTGTATTTTGCTACTCGATTATCTGAAAAATACAATACTAAAATCTACCTCAAAAGAGAAGATTTATGTCATACTGGTGCACATAAAGTAAACAATACGATTGGTCAAATTTTACTAGCCAAGCGTTTAGGCAAAAAACGAATCATTGCAGAAACAGGTGCTGGTCAACATGGTGTGGCTACCGCTACCGTTTGTGCGCTTATGGGATTAGAATGCATCGTTTACATGGGTGAAATTGACATCAAACGTCAGGCACCAAACGTAGCTCGTATGAAAATGTTAGGTGCTGAAGTTCGTCCTGCAATGTCTGGTTCACGAACACTGAAAGACGCTACAAACGAAGCCATTCGAGATTGGATTAACAATCCCGTTGATACGTATTACATCATTGGTTCTGTGGTAGGACCGCATCCTTATCCAGATATGGTGGCGCGTTTTCAAAGTGTTATTTCTAAGGAAATCAAAGCGCAATTATTAGAAAAAGAAGGACGTGAAAATCCTGATTATGTGATTGCCTGCGTAGGTGGCGGAAGTAACGCTGCTGGTGCGTATTACCACTTTTTGGACGAAAAAGACGTTAACATCATTGCGGTTGAAGCAGCCGGTTTAGGAGTAGATTCAGGCGAAAGTGCCGCAACTTCTGCCCTTGGTAAAATTGGCGTGATTCACGGTAGTAAAACCCTGTTGATGCAATCAACTGATGGTCAAATCACCGAACCGTATTCTATTTCGGCAGGTTTAGATTACCCTGGTGTTGGTCCTATGCACGCTAATTTATTTGCAACTGGAAGAGCACAATTCATTTCAATCACCGATGAAAAAGCGATGAATTGGGGATTACAACTTTCCAAAATGGAAGGAATTATCCCGGCAATCGAAAGTGCGCACGCCTTTGCTGTTTTGGACGAAATGAAATTCAAACCTGAAGATATCGTGGTCTTAAATCTTTCTGGACGTGGCGACAAAGATTTGAATACCTATATTGATTATTTCAAATTGTAG
- a CDS encoding aminodeoxychorismate/anthranilate synthase component II produces the protein MKKILVIDNYDSFTYNLVHYLEDLDCEVTVYRNDEFDIDEITVFDKILLSPGPGIPDEAGLLKEVIQKYGPTKSIFGVCLGQQAIGEVYGGTLSNLDKVYHGVATNVKTVVDDELLFEGLGNEFEVGRYHSWVVDANLPDVLEATSFDENGQVMSLRHKTFDVRGVQFHPESVLTPNGKKILENWVKS, from the coding sequence ATGAAAAAAATACTAGTCATAGACAATTACGATAGTTTCACTTATAATTTAGTGCATTATCTGGAAGATTTAGATTGCGAAGTAACGGTTTATAGAAACGATGAATTTGATATTGATGAAATTACAGTTTTTGATAAAATATTACTTTCTCCTGGACCTGGAATTCCAGATGAAGCAGGATTATTGAAAGAAGTGATTCAAAAATACGGACCAACAAAAAGTATCTTCGGCGTATGCTTAGGTCAACAAGCAATTGGTGAAGTTTACGGAGGAACCCTTTCTAATTTAGATAAAGTGTATCACGGTGTTGCTACAAATGTAAAAACAGTCGTTGATGATGAACTTTTATTTGAAGGATTAGGAAATGAGTTTGAAGTGGGACGCTACCATTCGTGGGTGGTTGATGCTAATTTACCTGATGTTCTTGAGGCTACTTCTTTTGACGAAAATGGTCAAGTAATGTCGTTACGTCACAAAACATTCGATGTTCGTGGAGTACAATTTCATCCAGAAAGTGTGTTGACACCTAACGGTAAAAAGATTTTAGAAAACTGGGTTAAAAGTTAA
- a CDS encoding anthranilate synthase component I family protein, which translates to MKSFILNTKYKQILADTITPVSVYFKIRDKFPNSLLLESSDYHGNDNSFSYICCNPIASIKIENETISKTFPDGSFENISIDANTNIPEVIQEFSGQFKSEKNDFKFINNGLFGYISYDAVRYFEKVSIAKKENSNTIPDVYYAVYQNIIAINHFKNEAYIFCHSLDGRNNIAEIEQLLQSRNIPSYKFTKDGEGFSNLTDDEFKHNVALAKKHCFRGDVFQLVLSRRFTQGFKGDEFNVYRALRSINPSPYLFFFDYGDFKIFGSSPEAQIVVKNRKAEIHPIAGTFKRTGDDEKDAVLAKQLSEDKKENSEHVMLVDLARNDLSRNGHDVNVERYREVQFFSHVIHLVSKVTGHLHEKASTMQVVADTFPAGTLSGAPKHRAMQLIEDYEKTNRNFYGGAIGFMDFDGNFNHAIMIRTFLSKNHQLHSQAGAGIVASSDEESEMQEVYNKLRALNAALDLAETI; encoded by the coding sequence TTGAAATCTTTTATACTAAATACAAAATACAAGCAAATCCTAGCTGATACCATCACTCCTGTGAGTGTGTATTTTAAAATTCGTGATAAATTCCCGAATAGTTTATTGCTAGAAAGTAGTGACTATCATGGAAACGATAATAGCTTCTCTTACATTTGTTGTAATCCGATAGCATCCATTAAAATTGAAAACGAAACAATCTCAAAGACATTTCCTGACGGAAGTTTCGAAAATATTTCTATTGATGCCAATACCAATATTCCAGAAGTAATTCAGGAGTTTTCTGGTCAATTTAAATCGGAGAAAAATGATTTCAAATTCATCAATAATGGACTCTTTGGATACATATCCTATGATGCGGTTCGTTATTTTGAAAAAGTAAGCATTGCCAAAAAAGAAAACAGCAATACCATTCCAGATGTGTATTATGCTGTTTACCAAAATATAATTGCCATTAATCATTTCAAAAATGAAGCGTATATTTTTTGCCACAGCTTAGACGGAAGAAATAATATTGCCGAAATTGAACAATTATTACAATCCCGAAACATTCCTTCTTATAAATTCACTAAAGACGGAGAAGGTTTTTCTAATTTGACGGACGACGAATTCAAACACAATGTGGCTTTGGCCAAAAAACATTGTTTTAGAGGTGATGTCTTTCAATTAGTATTATCCAGAAGATTTACACAAGGCTTCAAGGGAGATGAATTCAATGTGTATCGCGCTTTGAGAAGTATCAATCCTTCCCCTTATTTATTCTTTTTTGATTACGGTGATTTCAAGATATTTGGTTCTTCACCGGAAGCTCAAATCGTTGTGAAAAATCGTAAAGCGGAAATCCACCCTATTGCAGGAACTTTCAAACGTACTGGCGATGATGAAAAAGATGCGGTACTAGCCAAACAATTATCTGAAGATAAAAAAGAAAATAGTGAGCATGTAATGTTAGTAGATTTAGCCCGAAATGATTTGAGCAGAAATGGACATGATGTAAATGTAGAACGGTACCGAGAAGTACAGTTTTTTTCACATGTAATCCATTTAGTTTCAAAAGTAACAGGTCATTTGCATGAAAAAGCTTCTACGATGCAAGTTGTAGCTGATACTTTTCCGGCAGGAACTTTGAGCGGCGCGCCAAAACACAGAGCCATGCAATTGATTGAAGATTACGAAAAAACAAATCGTAATTTTTATGGAGGCGCCATCGGTTTTATGGATTTTGACGGAAACTTTAATCACGCCATTATGATTCGTACGTTCCTAAGCAAAAACCATCAATTGCATTCTCAGGCAGGAGCCGGAATTGTTGCCAGTTCTGATGAAGAAAGCGAAATGCAGGAAGTATATAATAAATTGAGAGCATTGAATGCGGCCTTAGATTTAGCCGAAACTATATAA
- a CDS encoding phosphoribosylanthranilate isomerase → MKKDIDNQNILAHSPSGRAGVGIKICGMKYPDNIVEIGALLPDYMGFIFWEKSARYFDGTMPDLPKSIKKVGVFVNESTEVILAKAQKYNLQAIQLHGQESVAFCSDLKSKMDASIEIIKVFSVSDSFDFRVLEAFETVCDYFLFDTKGKLPGGNGTTFDWKVLENYPSTKPFFLSGGIGIEEIKSIQEISKTNLPIYAIDINSKFEIESGLKNEEKLKRFINNLKL, encoded by the coding sequence ATGAAAAAAGATATTGATAATCAAAATATTTTGGCTCACTCCCCTTCGGGGAGGGCTGGGGTGGGGATAAAAATCTGTGGCATGAAATATCCCGATAATATAGTCGAAATAGGAGCGCTCCTACCCGATTATATGGGCTTTATATTTTGGGAGAAATCGGCTCGATATTTTGATGGGACAATGCCTGATTTACCAAAATCAATCAAAAAAGTAGGCGTTTTTGTTAATGAAAGCACCGAAGTTATTTTGGCGAAAGCCCAAAAATACAACTTGCAAGCCATTCAATTACACGGACAGGAATCGGTTGCATTTTGTTCCGATTTAAAAAGTAAAATGGATGCTTCAATTGAAATCATCAAAGTATTTTCCGTTAGTGACAGCTTTGATTTTCGAGTATTAGAAGCTTTTGAAACGGTTTGTGATTATTTCCTTTTTGACACTAAAGGGAAATTACCAGGAGGAAACGGAACCACTTTTGATTGGAAAGTATTAGAGAACTATCCTTCTACAAAACCGTTTTTCTTGAGCGGAGGAATTGGGATTGAGGAAATAAAATCAATACAAGAAATTTCAAAAACAAATTTACCAATATATGCTATTGATATAAATAGTAAATTTGAAATTGAATCAGGATTAAAAAACGAAGAAAAATTAAAACGTTTCATAAACAACTTGAAACTTTAA
- the trpD gene encoding anthranilate phosphoribosyltransferase: MKNILNRLINHEMLSKDEAKDVLVNISNGIYNTSQIASFLTVYMMRSVSIDELAGFREALLELCIRVDLSAYNTIDLCGTGGDGKDTFNISTLASFVAAGAGIKVAKHGNYGVSSISGSSNVMEKMGIKFSNDPDFLEKCMDTAGICILHAPLFHPAMKNVGPIRKELAVKTFFNMLGPMVNPSFPKNQLVGVFNLELARMYAYLYQNTNVNFTILHSLDGYDEISLTCPTKTITNSMEGILRPEDFGVQLLQQSEIEGGKTIEESAQMFTDIISGKGTEAQNNVVCANAAMAIATVTKCSPLEGFELAKESLFSGKGFAALKTLQELSK; encoded by the coding sequence ATGAAAAATATATTAAACAGACTTATCAATCACGAAATGCTTTCGAAAGACGAAGCTAAAGATGTATTGGTTAATATTTCTAACGGAATTTACAACACGAGTCAAATTGCCTCTTTTCTGACTGTTTACATGATGCGAAGCGTTAGTATTGATGAACTTGCTGGTTTTCGTGAAGCGCTATTAGAATTGTGCATTCGGGTGGATTTATCTGCTTACAATACAATTGATTTGTGTGGTACGGGCGGTGATGGAAAAGACACTTTTAATATTTCGACCTTAGCTTCATTTGTAGCTGCGGGCGCAGGAATAAAAGTTGCTAAACATGGAAATTACGGCGTATCTTCTATTTCTGGATCAAGCAATGTAATGGAAAAAATGGGAATCAAATTCAGTAATGACCCTGATTTTCTAGAAAAATGTATGGATACCGCTGGGATTTGTATTTTACATGCGCCATTATTCCATCCAGCAATGAAAAACGTTGGGCCAATCCGAAAAGAACTGGCTGTAAAAACCTTTTTCAATATGTTAGGACCAATGGTAAATCCATCGTTTCCTAAAAATCAATTGGTCGGTGTTTTCAATTTAGAATTGGCTCGAATGTATGCGTATTTGTACCAAAATACCAATGTGAATTTTACCATTTTACATTCTCTTGACGGATATGACGAAATTTCGTTGACTTGTCCTACCAAAACCATTACCAACTCTATGGAAGGAATTTTGAGACCAGAAGATTTTGGCGTGCAACTTTTACAACAAAGCGAAATTGAAGGTGGGAAAACCATCGAAGAATCCGCTCAAATGTTTACTGATATCATTTCTGGAAAAGGAACCGAAGCTCAAAATAATGTAGTTTGTGCCAATGCAGCTATGGCTATTGCAACAGTGACAAAATGCTCGCCATTAGAAGGTTTTGAATTAGCAAAAGAAAGCTTATTCTCTGGAAAAGGATTTGCAGCATTAAAAACATTACAAGAGTTAAGTAAATAA